GGCTCATCTACTTCCGCTCCACCAACCCCCTGGTCTCCCTGTCCTCGGGCCAGGCCGACCTGGCCCAGATCCAGGCCGACCTGGCCGAACCGCTGCGGCGCCAGGGCCTGACGGTGCTCGAGGATGAACGGAGCTGGGTGCGCAAGCTGATGATCAACCACACCCGGGCACCCTTCGACCAGCGGGACTTCCGCCGGGCCCTGGCCCACGCCCTGGACCGGGAGGAGCTGATCGCCAAGGGCCAGCGGGGCTTCGCCAGCCCGGCGGGTTGCGGGCTCCTCTCGCCCGATCACCCCCTGTACAACCCGGCCGCGCCGGCCTACCCCCACGACCCGGCCCGGGCCCGGGCGCTGCTGGCCGGCCTGGGCTACCGCCCGGACGACCAGGGCTTCTTCCACAAGGATGGCCGGTCGCTTCAGGTGGAACTCCTGGCTTCGTCCATCACGGTGTCGGGTGGGGCGGGGAGCGACCGGGATGGCGCCATCCTCAAGAAGCAGCTCGAGGCGGTGGGCATCCGGGTCCGGGCGCTCGCCCTGGAGCCGACCACGGCCGACCAACGGGTGCGCAGCTTCGACTTCGAACTGGCGATCTCCGGGCACGGCGGCATCAGCGGCGACCCCCGGGGCCTGAACGAGCTGATCCTGCCGGCGGCCGGCTCGGTCAACAGCTCCCACTACGACCGCAGCCCCGAGCTGAATCAACTGCTGGCCGCCCAACTGGCAGAGATGGACCCGGCGAAGCGGGTGGCGCTCGTCCACCGCATCCAGGAGCTCGTCGCCGAGGAGCTGCCGGCCATTCCGCTCTACTATCCGGCTGCGATGACGGCGTTTCGCCCGGCCAAGGGGATCCGCTGGTTCTACACCCCGGGGGGGCTCGCCCGGGGGGTCCCCATCGCCCAGAACAAGCTGGCGCTCCTGCCGTGAGCCGGAAAACGGTTCGAGGCGTCCTGGCCTACTGGCTGGCCGGCGCGCTGCTGCTCTGCTTGAGCTACGGACTGCCGCGCCTCTTGCCGGGGGATTTCGTCACCGCCACCTGGGGGGCCGCCGACGTGCCCCTGGCCGCCGAGCAGGCGGCCCGGCTCCGGGCCCACTACGCCGGGGGCGACGGCCTGGCCGCCTATGGGCTCGACCTCCTGCGGGGCCGCTGGGGCACCTCCTTCGCCTTCCAGCAGCCGGTCCTCACGCTGATTGGGGACGCCCTGCCTTGGACCCTGGTCCTGGTGGGCAGCGCCCACCTGCTGGCCACCCTGGGCGGCTTTGTGGCCGGGGTCGAGGTGGCGTGGCGGCGCGGTTCCCGGCTCGAGAAAGCCGGCGTCGGCGCCATGGCCGTGCTCGACGGCGTGCCGGAGCTGGTGAGCGGCGTATTGCTCCTCCTGGTCTTCGCCCTCAAGCTGGGGTGGTTCCCGGCCGCCGGGGCCGAGACCGCCTACGCCGAGTTCACCGGCGTCCGGCGGCTGGCCGACCTGACCCACCACCTGGCGCTGCCCCTGGCTACCCTGGTCCTGGCCCAGTTTCCCGGCAACTTCCTCCTCGCCCGGGGCAGCATGGCCCTGGTGCTCGGCGCGCCCTACGTGCAGACCGCCCGGGCCAAGGGGCTGCCGCCCCTGCGGGTGCGCTACGCCCACGCCGCCCGCAACGCCCTCTTGCCCCTGGTCACCCGCTTCGGTCTGCGCCTCGCCGCCCTGGTGACCGGAGCCCTGGTGGTGGAGACGCTCTTCTCCTACCCCGGGCTGGGCAGCCTGCTCTTCCACGCCATCGGCCGGCGGGACCTGCCCCTGGTCCAGGGGATCGCGCTCTGCTCGTCCCTGCTGGTGCTGCTGGTGAACCTGGCCCTGGAGCTGGCGTACGGCCGCCTCGACCCCCTGGTGACCGGTGGTCGGTAACTCCCGCCGGTCCCTGGCCCGGGACCCCTGGTTTGGAACCGCCGGCCTGCTGGCCCTGGCCTTGCTGGCCCTGGCCGTGCTCGGCCCGGCGCTGACCCCCCACGACCCCCACGACATCTCCTTCGCGCCCTTGAGCCCGCCGTCCGCCGAGCACTGGCTCGGGACCAACGACGGGGGGATGGACCTCGCGTCCGAGCTCGTGCACGGCCTGCGCCACACGGCGTGGTTCGGCCTCCTGGGCGGGTCGACGGCCCTGGTGCTGGGGGTCGGGATCGGCCTCGCTGCAGCTTGGTTCGGCGGCGCCGTCGACGCCTTCTGCATGCGGCTGGCAGACGTCTTGCTGGCGATCCCGACCGTGATGCTGCTCATCCTGGCGGCGGTCTTGGTTCGACCCACGCCGACGCTCCTGGCGGTGCTGCTCGCGTGCCTGATCTGGCCGACCACCGCCAAGGGCATCCGGGCCCAGGCCCTGGTGCTGCGAAACCGCCTCCACGTGCGGGCGGCCCAGCAAATGGGTGCCTCGGGGCGCTACGTCATCGTCCGGCACCTTGTGCCGGAGCTCTTCCCCCTCTACCTGGTCAGCTTCGTCGGCAAGACCCGCCTGGCCGTGACCATGGAGGCGACCCTCGCCTTCCTCGGGCTGTTCGACCCGGGGCACCTGTCCCTGGGCCTCATGATCCGCACCGGGAGCCAGTTCTACTACCTCGCCGGGTGGTGGCACTGGCTGCTGCCGCCGGTGGCGTGCCTGACCCTGCTGCTGCTGGCCCTGACCTGCCTGGCGGTCAGCCTGGAGCAGGCGTTCGACCCGCGCCTTGTGGGTGGTTGGCGATGATGAAACTCTCCCGGTGGAGCGTTGCCTACCGCGACGGCGACCACGACCTGTTGGCCCTGGACCGGGTCGACCTGAGCCTGGAGCCCGGTCGGATCGTGGCACTGGTGGGGGAGTCGGGCTCGGGCAAGACCACCCTGGCGCGCTCGCTGCTGGGGCTGCTGCCGCCCAACGCCCGGGTCACCGGC
The DNA window shown above is from Thermodesulfobacteriota bacterium and carries:
- a CDS encoding ABC transporter permease yields the protein MVGNSRRSLARDPWFGTAGLLALALLALAVLGPALTPHDPHDISFAPLSPPSAEHWLGTNDGGMDLASELVHGLRHTAWFGLLGGSTALVLGVGIGLAAAWFGGAVDAFCMRLADVLLAIPTVMLLILAAVLVRPTPTLLAVLLACLIWPTTAKGIRAQALVLRNRLHVRAAQQMGASGRYVIVRHLVPELFPLYLVSFVGKTRLAVTMEATLAFLGLFDPGHLSLGLMIRTGSQFYYLAGWWHWLLPPVACLTLLLLALTCLAVSLEQAFDPRLVGGWR
- a CDS encoding ABC transporter substrate-binding protein, with amino-acid sequence MSNLGVPLLLLAAVSLALPAAAPAAGGGRVAEIRIADDRGDHGPPNPFRHYPRGSGYVRMSWVFDTLVWKDEGGQFVPALARSWSYDGAKRAYTFQLDPRARWHDDRPLTAEDVAFTLAYLREHPYPWVSLDAVDRAEVAGPHAVTVYLARPYAPFLAEIGGTLPILPRHIWAPVENPQAFDGPSAFVGSGPYRFRHFDPTQGTYLYEAFADYYQGRPRADRLIYFRSTNPLVSLSSGQADLAQIQADLAEPLRRQGLTVLEDERSWVRKLMINHTRAPFDQRDFRRALAHALDREELIAKGQRGFASPAGCGLLSPDHPLYNPAAPAYPHDPARARALLAGLGYRPDDQGFFHKDGRSLQVELLASSITVSGGAGSDRDGAILKKQLEAVGIRVRALALEPTTADQRVRSFDFELAISGHGGISGDPRGLNELILPAAGSVNSSHYDRSPELNQLLAAQLAEMDPAKRVALVHRIQELVAEELPAIPLYYPAAMTAFRPAKGIRWFYTPGGLARGVPIAQNKLALLP
- a CDS encoding ABC transporter permease, which translates into the protein MSRKTVRGVLAYWLAGALLLCLSYGLPRLLPGDFVTATWGAADVPLAAEQAARLRAHYAGGDGLAAYGLDLLRGRWGTSFAFQQPVLTLIGDALPWTLVLVGSAHLLATLGGFVAGVEVAWRRGSRLEKAGVGAMAVLDGVPELVSGVLLLLVFALKLGWFPAAGAETAYAEFTGVRRLADLTHHLALPLATLVLAQFPGNFLLARGSMALVLGAPYVQTARAKGLPPLRVRYAHAARNALLPLVTRFGLRLAALVTGALVVETLFSYPGLGSLLFHAIGRRDLPLVQGIALCSSLLVLLVNLALELAYGRLDPLVTGGR